DNA sequence from the Gammaproteobacteria bacterium genome:
AGGGCCTGGGACATCAACAGCGACTTGGGAGGATCATCATGGCCACTCGCCATCATCAGCGCCGGCTGAGCCGCCGGCTGGGCAAGGTAGATCGCGCTGGGAGGGAGGCCGCGCCTGTTCAAACGCCAAGGACGCGCAAGGGCTTGAACACGTGCTTGTCACTGGCGGCCTTGTTCCTGGGTTTGATCACAATGGCCGGGATGGCACGGGCGGATTTGAGTGTGGCCAGCCTGACCCAATCCGGCGACCCTGTGCTGCTGGGCTCACCGGTGACGTACAGCCTCACCGTGTCGAGTAATTCGGCAACCGGTGCGCCGGAATTTTTGTCGGTGGACATCAGAGACAGCAGCGGGACTTCCCTGACGCCCCAAAGCATGCCTGCCATGAATTCGACGGGTTGTGCGTGGGACGGCTTGTGGTTTTGCAGCGATGTCCTTCCCGGGCAAGCCGTTACAGTGACATTCACGTGGACGCCCCCGGCGGGTAACAGCAATTTGACGTTTACCTTGGGCTGCTCACCATCGTGCGGTGGCGGTTCGGCGTCCATCACCACCCGCGCCGGACAAGCCCCCAACGCGGCGGATGATCCGGGCAACACCACCCCCATGAACACCGCGATTGCAATCGATGTGTTGTTGAACGACAGCGACCCGCAAAATTCGCCCCTGAGCGTAGAACGGTCCATCAGTCCGCCGCCGGCCAATGGGACGGCGGAGGTGAACCCGGACAACACGATCACTTACCGCCCCAAGCCGGGTTATACGGGCCCGGATTCGTTTGGGTACACAATCCGGAATGCTTTGGGGTTTGGTGACGCTGCCACCGTATCGGTCAACGTCACGGTCCCCGCCCCGCCCCCGCCCGTCGCCAATGACGACAACGCCGTCACCCCGCCCGGTACTGACGTGCTGATTCCCGTACTGGAAAACGACAACGGGCAGGGCCTGCCACTGTCGCTGGACAGCGTGACCCAGCCTGCCAATGGCACAGCAAGCATAGGCACCGGCGGCATCAGCTACACGCCCAATGCCAGCTTCGTCGGCACCGACAGTTTCGTGTACCGGGTGAGCACCACCAGCGGCTCGGACAGCGCCACGGTAACCGTTACCGTCTCAGCCGGCTTCGTCGCCAAGCCGCTGGCCGTCAACACCACCAGCGGCAAGCCGGTGGTGATTGATCTCGTGGCCAGCAACAGTGGCGCCGTGGCTGCGGTGATCGCGTCACCACCCCAAAACGGAACCGCTGTATTGAAGAGCGATGGCACGGTGACGTACACACCCAAGGCTGATTTTACCGGCAAAGACAGTTTCGATTACACCGTCAGCGACGGCGACGGACAAAATGCGACGGGCACTGTAACGGTAACCATAACGGCCGGCTTCATTGCAAGCACGGTAAACGCCAACGCCCGGAGCGGCCAGGCCGTGGTCATTGACCTCATCGAAAGCAACAATGGCGCCGCGGCGGTTGAGGCCATCGGCACGCCCCGAAACGGGACCGCCGCCTTGAACACGGACGGCACGGTGATCTATACCCCCAGGCCGGGTTTCGCCGGGGTGGACAGCTTCGACTACACCATCCGTGATGGCAGCGGGAGGACCGCCACGGGCACAGTGAGCGTGTCAGTGAGCACCGCCGCGCAAACGGCGACGCCCACCGATCTTGCTTCGCTGCCCGGGCTGACGGACCAGCAACTGGCGGTGGCGCAGGTGATGGATGGGGTTTGTGCGGCGGTGGAGACGGGTGAGCTGGCGCAGCACTGTGCGGCCATTGCCGGCATGTCGTCTTCCGACCAGACAAACGCCCTGGACCAGCTGGTGCCGGACCAGCTCCATTCCATGGGCACCCAGTCGGTGGAGGCCACCACTACCCAGCTTGCCAATGTGAAAGCGCGGATGCTGGAGCTGCGCGGCGGCGGTCTGGGCCTGTTGTCCCTGAGCCGGTTGCGCCTGGCCATCACCGGTACCAGCGTGCCCCTGGGGGCGCTGGCCCAGGCCGCTTTGCAGCAGCAGGCTGCCGATGACGGGGATGCGGCGGTGACGCCCAGCCCGCGTTTCGGTGTGTTCGTGAACGGCCGCATCAATCTGGGTGAAAAAGCCACCACCGGCCGCGAGGTGGGCTTCGACTTCAGCACCCAGGGCGTGACGCTGGGGATGGACTACCGTTTCAGCGACCGCTTCTTCATGGGCGGTGCCCTGGGCTACGCCGCCGGCAGCGCGGATTTCGACGTCAACGCCGGTGAGCTGGACACCCGCTCCACCAGTTTGTCGGTGTACGGCAGTTATTACCAGTCCGAGCGGTTCTATCTGGATTGGATGTTGAGCGTGGCCCAAAGCGACTACGAGCTGAACCGTACTATCGTGTTCTCCGGTGTCAACACCGTGGCTACGGGCAAGCCCGACGGCAGTCAGTACGGTGGGGCCGTGAACTTCGGCGCCGACTACCACCTGGGCAGCGTGCTGCTCAGCCCCTATGCCCGGCTGGAATACGTGGCCGCCACGGTGGACGCCTACACGGAATCGGGCGGTTCCGGCTTTGCCCTGGCGGTGGATGAGCAGACCGTGCGCTCCCTCACCACGGCCCTGGCGCTGCGGCTGTCCCGCACCCACAGCCTGCGCTGGGGGGTGCTGGTGCCGGCGCTGCACGCGGAGTGGGAGCACGAATACAGTGACGACAGCCGCGACATCCGGGCCCGCTTTGCCAATGCACCGGGGGCGGGCAGCTTCACGCTCACCACTGACAATCCGGATCGGGATTACTTCAATCTTGGCGCCAATGTATCGGCGGTAACGGCGGGCGGCAAAGC
Encoded proteins:
- a CDS encoding tandem-95 repeat protein yields the protein MATRHHQRRLSRRLGKVDRAGREAAPVQTPRTRKGLNTCLSLAALFLGLITMAGMARADLSVASLTQSGDPVLLGSPVTYSLTVSSNSATGAPEFLSVDIRDSSGTSLTPQSMPAMNSTGCAWDGLWFCSDVLPGQAVTVTFTWTPPAGNSNLTFTLGCSPSCGGGSASITTRAGQAPNAADDPGNTTPMNTAIAIDVLLNDSDPQNSPLSVERSISPPPANGTAEVNPDNTITYRPKPGYTGPDSFGYTIRNALGFGDAATVSVNVTVPAPPPPVANDDNAVTPPGTDVLIPVLENDNGQGLPLSLDSVTQPANGTASIGTGGISYTPNASFVGTDSFVYRVSTTSGSDSATVTVTVSAGFVAKPLAVNTTSGKPVVIDLVASNSGAVAAVIASPPQNGTAVLKSDGTVTYTPKADFTGKDSFDYTVSDGDGQNATGTVTVTITAGFIASTVNANARSGQAVVIDLIESNNGAAAVEAIGTPRNGTAALNTDGTVIYTPRPGFAGVDSFDYTIRDGSGRTATGTVSVSVSTAAQTATPTDLASLPGLTDQQLAVAQVMDGVCAAVETGELAQHCAAIAGMSSSDQTNALDQLVPDQLHSMGTQSVEATTTQLANVKARMLELRGGGLGLLSLSRLRLAITGTSVPLGALAQAALQQQAADDGDAAVTPSPRFGVFVNGRINLGEKATTGREVGFDFSTQGVTLGMDYRFSDRFFMGGALGYAAGSADFDVNAGELDTRSTSLSVYGSYYQSERFYLDWMLSVAQSDYELNRTIVFSGVNTVATGKPDGSQYGGAVNFGADYHLGSVLLSPYARLEYVAATVDAYTESGGSGFALAVDEQTVRSLTTALALRLSRTHSLRWGVLVPALHAEWEHEYSDDSRDIRARFANAPGAGSFTLTTDNPDRDYFNLGANVSAVTAGGKAFFLSYEAVLGQANMRNSTIEFGFRAEF